The stretch of DNA GAGGCCATCAGGGCGTTGAAGGCCTCGGTGTCCTCGTCAATCAGCACGCGGAGCCTGTCGGCGGCCTCGGCGATCCCGGCGTTCTCCCCCTTGCACTCGTCCCAGAACTCCTCGTACCCCTTCTTCCCCGCGGTCAACCGGCAGACCATGGAGAGGAGGTTCGCTCCCAGACTGGCCGCCAGAGCCGCCGAGGAGCCTCCCCCGGGGGCCGGTTCCCTGCTGCCGAGTTTCTTCAGGAAATCCGTGATGGTGAGGTCCGTCAGCATCCGTTGCTCCTTCGCGTAACGGGGGGATTGGGAGCCCAGGCGTGTAAAGCCGTACACGTCAACTGAAGAGGTCCGAGAACCGTTGCGTTTTGGGTCGGGTTTCGTCGGGCTGCCGGCGGCGGTCCACCAGCCGACCCCGCTTGATGACGGCGACGACGTGGTTGACGCCCCAGGCGTAGATTAGCTCCTCGGGCGTGCTCACGTTCAGGATGATGAGATCGGCCTGCTTGCCCGGTTCGAGGCTGCCCACCTCTTTCTCGCGTCCCACGGCGTAGGCGGCGTTCACCGTGACGGCGTTGAGCGCCTCGCGCACCGTCAGACCGCACCGCATCACCCCGAGCTCGATGATCCGCCCCATGGAGAGGGTGTGGGAGGAACCGGGGTTGTGGTCCGAGGCCAGGGCGACGACGGCCCCGGCGTCTACCAGCTTGCGCCCCGGCGCGTATCGGTCCTGGAGAAGGAAGAAGGTGGTCGCGGGAAGGAGTACGGCCGCGGTCTTGCTTTTACCTAAAAGTTCAATCTCCTCGTCGCTCACGTAGGGCAGGTGGTCCACGCTGCGGGCGCCGACCTCGACGCCCAGCCGGGTGCCCCCCGAGAGGGAAAGCTCGTCGGCGTGCACCTTGGGTTCAAGGCCGTGGGCCCGGCCCGCCTGGAGGATGCGGCGGCTCTCCTCCACGGTGAAGGCGCCCCGTTCGCAGAAGACGTCGCAGAACTCGGCCAGTTCCAGGGCGGCCACCTTGGGGATCATCTTCTCGCAGACCAGGTCCACGTAACCCCCGCGGTCGTCGGCGTACTCGCGGGGCAGGGCGTGGGCGCCGAGAAAGGTCGGCACCAGGTCCCAGGGGCCCTCGGCGTCGAGCTCCCGGATGGCCTGAAGGATGGCCATTTCACCGGCTACGGAGAGGCCGTAGCCCGACTTGGCCTCGAAGGTGGTCACCCCGGCGAAGAACATGCTCCACAGCCTTCCCCGGGAGCTCTCGACGAGGTCGGATACGCGCATCTTCCGGGTGGCGTCCACGGTGGCCTGTATTCCGCCGCCGGCGGCCTGCAGTTCCTCGTAGCTCGCGCCGGCCAGGCGCTTCAGGAACTCGTCGGCCCGGTTCCCCCCGTAAACCGGGTGGGTGTGGGGGTCCACCATCCCGGGCATGACAATCCCGCCCCGGGCGTCGAGGAGGGTGGTGGGGACACCGCCCATCTGCATGATATCGGTAACGGGGCCCACGGCCGTGATCCGGCTGCCGGTGACGGCCACGGCGCCGTCGGGTACGGCGTGGAGCTCGTCCTGCTCCGGACCCCGCCGGGGTCCCTTCCCCGCGCAGGTAAGGACCAGCGAGGCATTGTGGACGATCAGATCGGGGTATCCGTCGTCCCGGGCGGTAACCTTGGGGGGTTTGGGCGGGTTCATAATTTTTTAGATTTGAAAGTCTATGATCTGGGAGTTCTTCAGGTTGTCCACCTGCATGTACCACTTGGCGGAATCTATGAAGGCGTCGGCGGGCGCCAGGCCGACGAGCTCGGTCTGGATGACGGGGACGCCGTAGCGGGCCGCCTCGCGCCGGATGGTTTCCACGACGCGGAAGAGCGGGGTCTTGGTGTAGTCCAGAAAATTCATCGAGATTTGGACCATGCCCGTTTTCCGGGTGAAAGAGCCCTGGTGGGTGACCATGGCGCCGCGCTCATCGTAGCTCTTGACGGCGACGGGGCCCTCCTCGTGGTCCTCGAGGTAGAAACCCGCCCCCTGGATGTGGACGAAGCCGCCCGAGGAGCCGCGGACGGCCTTGGCGATGCGCTTGGCGATTCCGGCGTCGGTGGTGCCCAGGTTGACGTTGAAGGCGATGAGGAAGGGCCGGCCGCCCATGATGGTCGCGCCGGCGGTGGGGTGCGGCTCGTCCGGACCGAAATCGGGCTTCCACAGGGGGTCCCGCATCTTCTCGGCGAGGCCCTCGTACTCCCCCTTGCGGATGTCGGACTGGCTCTGGCGGTGCGGGGCCGTCGCCGATTCGCGGTAGAGGTACACGGGCAGATCGAATTTTTCCGCCACGGCCCGGGCGCACTCCCTGGCCAGGGCGTCGCAGTCCGACATCTGCGCGTCGCGCACCGGAACGTAGGGGCTGACGTCCACCGCGCCTATGCGCGAGTGCTCGCCCGAGTGCTGGTTCATGTCTATGAGCTCGACGGCCCTGGCATAGAGGGCCAGGGTGGCCTCCCTGAGCCCCTTCGGACCGCCCACACAGGTGATGACCGAGCGGTTGTGATCCGGGTCGGATGAGAAATCCAGGAGCCTGACGCCCTCGATGGACTTCAAGGGCTCGACGCAGGCCTTTACGACATCGGCCCGCCGGCCCTCGCTGATGTTGGGGACCCATTCGATCAGCGCCGCCATTTACGCCCCTCCTCGCACCTAAAACGTTCCCGCCGCCGGTTTCCGCGACGGCGCAACTTTAAAATTCGATTATAACACGCGGGCGGTCGGCCCCCGGGATGCTACTCCACGATGAAGCCCCCCGAGGCGGCCTCGGAGCCGTCGAGCCTCACCCGGACGTCCCAACCGCCGGCCAGCCACACGCCGGGCT from bacterium encodes:
- a CDS encoding cyclodeaminase/cyclohydrolase family protein; amino-acid sequence: MLTDLTITDFLKKLGSREPAPGGGSSAALAASLGANLLSMVCRLTAGKKGYEEFWDECKGENAGIAEAADRLRVLIDEDTEAFNALMAS
- the hutI gene encoding imidazolonepropionase, with the translated sequence MNPPKPPKVTARDDGYPDLIVHNASLVLTCAGKGPRRGPEQDELHAVPDGAVAVTGSRITAVGPVTDIMQMGGVPTTLLDARGGIVMPGMVDPHTHPVYGGNRADEFLKRLAGASYEELQAAGGGIQATVDATRKMRVSDLVESSRGRLWSMFFAGVTTFEAKSGYGLSVAGEMAILQAIRELDAEGPWDLVPTFLGAHALPREYADDRGGYVDLVCEKMIPKVAALELAEFCDVFCERGAFTVEESRRILQAGRAHGLEPKVHADELSLSGGTRLGVEVGARSVDHLPYVSDEEIELLGKSKTAAVLLPATTFFLLQDRYAPGRKLVDAGAVVALASDHNPGSSHTLSMGRIIELGVMRCGLTVREALNAVTVNAAYAVGREKEVGSLEPGKQADLIILNVSTPEELIYAWGVNHVVAVIKRGRLVDRRRQPDETRPKTQRFSDLFS
- the ftcD gene encoding glutamate formimidoyltransferase, which translates into the protein MAALIEWVPNISEGRRADVVKACVEPLKSIEGVRLLDFSSDPDHNRSVITCVGGPKGLREATLALYARAVELIDMNQHSGEHSRIGAVDVSPYVPVRDAQMSDCDALARECARAVAEKFDLPVYLYRESATAPHRQSQSDIRKGEYEGLAEKMRDPLWKPDFGPDEPHPTAGATIMGGRPFLIAFNVNLGTTDAGIAKRIAKAVRGSSGGFVHIQGAGFYLEDHEEGPVAVKSYDERGAMVTHQGSFTRKTGMVQISMNFLDYTKTPLFRVVETIRREAARYGVPVIQTELVGLAPADAFIDSAKWYMQVDNLKNSQIIDFQI